One window of Watersipora subatra chromosome 3, tzWatSuba1.1, whole genome shotgun sequence genomic DNA carries:
- the LOC137389526 gene encoding uncharacterized protein — MENKDSAPKQQLAADDSVGEYTTCLLNKPATEEAVVQTPATEEVSKPEVSQTMVAAGEKLDVSKRAEGKNKMNDDTRAITLPVSGDSRAITSPVSGDSSDITSPVSGDSSSITSAVSTDFSWLSSPAPSDSSGLNLLISYNSKTKTTDARNLPKNLETYESERPPTRKRFKSRPVLPLNELFLVDPDLRNFWLEWMGIPHKLFLAQQSFEQVKRLLACHNVLYSFPNPSLWLLLDMTTDERNLFLLGNDCDSVRAGRIQNVQELFDFLIWHPNLWKNLQKEKKKPTRSNLRINLSMWILEEKHFIEKLENMLNHEKQKKDKELELVKKSNETAEPKYGAAEVLENLRKLEEEGTKETINEPKDESPSEKEFSYEEITQQTSLSQVLLLLQKIPVDYEVTSFEMWQFLSLPKEQRHQVFECFKQVLKDNGVKKTGGILLEPENLKTVGSYQIWIDGITKSCTFPHFDRRMLRSKKIDMIVSAMEVAVDCIYNSNCAPEVSIVPQHEKLVFGPVNMLHLVNRQQRGELLTPYGLQLEDIEGLISYRELEFVLNQFAITTAEPAGYQQYWRMLVEPDELRVIPEDWPEPKFDCQTVGELLAWLYVTMESRKLILVEENTERSREILSELKELKHKTRLRLQKLNTASPEKEQSGRNKRRAKKRKEKKNKKDEEINVPFVFPGL, encoded by the exons ATGGAAAATAAAGACAGTGCGCCTAAGCAGCAGCTGGCGGCTGATGATTCTGTAGGAGAGTATACTACATGCTTGTTGAATAAGCCTGCAACCGAGGAGGCAGTTGTACAAACACCAGCAACTGAAGAAGTCTCTAAACCAGAAGTTTCACAGACAATGGTAGCTGCAGGAGAAAAGTTAGATGTCAGTAAAAGAGCTGAAGGAAAGAACAAAATGAATGACGATACCAG GGCCATAACATTGCCAGTGTCTGGAGATTCCAGGGCCATAACATCGCCAGTGTCCGGTGATTCCAGTGACATAACATCGCCAGTGTCCGGTGATTCCAGTAGCATAACATCAGCAGTGTCGACTGATTTCAGCTGGTTATCATCACCAGCGCCGAGTGACTCTAGTGGGCTAAACTTGCTAATATCATATAACTCAAAAACCAAAACAACTGATGCAAGGAACTTGCCCAAGAATTTAGAAACATACGAAAGTGAAAG GCCTCCAACTCGTAAGCGTTTTAAATCGAGACCGGTGCTTCCCCTCAATGAGCTATTTCTAGTCGACCCAGACCTCCGCAACTTCTGGCTGGAATGGATGGGCATCCCACACAAGCTCTTCCTTGCTCAGCAGAGCTTCGAACAAGTGAAAAGATTGTTGGCTTGCCACAATGTGCTCTA TTCATTCCCTAATCCGTCACTCTGGCTGCTTCTTGACATGACCACAgatgaaagaaacctgtttcTGCTGGGTAACGACTGTGATAGTGTACGCGCAGGAAGAATTCAAAATGTCCAAGAGCTTTTTGATTTCCTCATCTGGCACCCAAACCT ATGGAAAAATCTGCAGAAAGAGAAGAAAAAACCCACCAGAAGCAATCTGAGGATAAATCTCAGCATGTGGATTCTGGAGGAAAAACATTTTATAGAAAAGCTGGAGAATATGCTGAATCATGAAAAGCAGAAAAAAGATAAAGAGCTGGAATTAGTAAAAAAGAGCAATGAAACCGCTGAGCCAAAATATGGTGCAGCGGAGGTGTTGGAAAATTTACGCAAGCTTGAGGAAGAAGGTACTAAGGAAACAATAAATGAACCAAAAGACGAAAGCCCTTCTGAAAAAGAATTCTCATATGAAGAAATTACGCAGCAGACCAGCTTATCGCAAGTTCTTCTACTGCTACAGAAGATACCAGTTGACTA CGAGGTCACCAGTTTTGAGATGTGGCAGTTTCTCTCTCTGCCAAAAGAACAAAGACACCAGGTATTTGAGTGTttcaaacaagttttaaaagacAATGGAGTAAAAAAAACTGGTGGTATTTTATTGGAGCCTGAAAATCTTAAAACTGTTGGGAGCTACCAAATCTGGATCGACGGGATCACAAAGTCTTGCACCTTTCCTCACTTTGACAG GCGTATGTTACGCAGCAAGAAGATTGACATGATTGTGAGTGCCATGGAGGTTGCTGTTGACTGCATCTACAATAGCAACTGCGCTCCGGAAGTCTCAATTGTGCCACA GCATGAGAAACTTGTTTTTGGCCCAGTGAACATGCTTCATCTAGTCAACAGACAGCAGCGAGGTGAACTGTTGACCCCTTATGGCCTCCAACTTGAAGACATTGAAGGGCTGATTTCCTACAGAGAGTTAGAGTTTGTGCTAAATCAGTTCGCCATCACAACAGC GGAACCTGCTGGCTACCAACAGTATTGGAGAATGCTCGTAGAACCAGATGAGCTCAGAGTCATACCTGAAGACTGGCCAGAACCTAAGTTTGATTGTCAAACAGTAGGAGAGCTTCTTGCATGGCTGTATGTGACAATGGAAAGCAG GAAGTTGATATTAGTTGAAGAAAACACGGAAAGATCTCGGGAGATACTCTCGGAGCTCAAAGAATTAAAACATAAAACGAGGCTACGTCTGCAAAAACTGAACACTGCTTCACCTGAAAA AGAGCAGAGTGGAAGAAATAAACGAAGAGCAAAGAAAAGGAAAGAAAAAAA AAACAAAAAGGATGAAGAAATCAATGTTCCATTTGTTTTTCCTGGCTTGTAG
- the LOC137389527 gene encoding uncharacterized protein — MCPHFHLLSPTFTYPHPSSPTFTYLHLPSPAFMYPHPHSPSLTHLYLLSYIHLPSTILTYPCPYLEPFSHFIHFHLPSPAFTKPSLISPTLNCPH, encoded by the coding sequence ATGTGCCCCCACTTTCACCTACTCTCACCCACCTTCACCTACCCTCACCCATCTTCACCTACCTTCACCTATCTTCACCTACCCTCACCCGCCTTCATGTACCCTCACCCACATTCACCTTCTCTCACCCACCTCTATCTACTCTCCTATATTCACCTACCCTCTACTATCCTCACTTACCCTTGCCCATATTTAGAACCCTTCAGTCACTTCATCCACTTTCACCTACCCTCACCCGCCTTCACCAAACCCTCACTCATTTCACCAACCCTCAACTGCCCTCACTGA